One Bradyrhizobium sp. CCGB12 genomic window carries:
- the treS gene encoding maltose alpha-D-glucosyltransferase produces the protein MNVLSSVDTKKIEAAEIVDELWYKDAIIYQLHVKAFADSNNDGIGDFAGLTEKLPYLQELGVTALWLLPFYPSPGRDDGYDIADYGSVNPDFGSMKDFKRFIQEAQKRGLRVITELVVNHTSDQHKWFKRARRSQPGSSARNWYVWSDTDQKYQGTRIIFTDTEKSNWTWDPEAGAFYWHRFFSHQPDLNFDNPRVVSALIQVMKRWLDAGVDGFRLDAIPYLCEREGTSNENLPETHTIIKRLRQELDAYSKGKLLLAEANQWPEDVQEYFGRGDECHMAYHFPLMPRIYMAIAQEDRFPITDILRQTPDIPATCQWALFLRNHDELTLEMVTDVERDYLWTTYANDPRARINVGIRRRLAPLMDNDRRKIELMNSLLLSFPGTPIIYYGDEIGMGDNIYLGDRNGVRTPMQWSPDRNGGFSRCDPARLYAPLIMDPVYGYESVNVEAQSRSLSSLLSATKRLISVRKSTLAFGRGTMTFIRPANRAVLAYVRQYRDEVILCVANLSRAAQATELDLSPWKDRIPQEMLGRTRFPPIGELPYMITLGPYGFYWFQLTERDKSEPVTPRAVPEFETLVVPVNSNWVSLARERGVFERDVLPGFLSRTRWYPEHNPKHIKTALTSAVPFCDIGDNRPWIAFFETKQEDVATRYVMPLQIEWVRFDRERFNPKALAAVRQGAREGTLLDVATDQIFIGLFLRNLSQNLSVEENNLRLEFKATSRFSDYIIKEPGRIRTIEQSNSTALVDNQYVAKIYRRLESGVSPEIEIGHYLTEVARFANTPALLGSVELVEGDQRSALGVLHAYVENQGDGWTVTTGYLDRYIDEQRVLPPGEMLRETQEQAPYLHFIGQIGRRLGELHVALAAAKPDDLAPEPIGSAYVKRLVSDLKARAERVFERLADSRDGLREADRPLIDRLAEARVTLSDRLNALLPSAIGGLNIRHHGDFRLGQTLIVKDDIFIIDLDGDPRVPLADKRRKAPAARDVAGLIHSIDVSVNAALGRAFTGASDEQSRLTGALVEWRERATATFLSAYRETMTDRRLWPEDPQSAEGLLRFFLLDRAFNEVEYELSHRPEGLHAPLTGLLRILSRTESEAHA, from the coding sequence ATGAATGTTCTGTCTTCCGTCGACACCAAAAAGATTGAGGCTGCCGAGATCGTGGACGAGCTCTGGTACAAGGACGCCATCATCTACCAGCTCCACGTCAAGGCGTTTGCCGACAGCAACAATGACGGCATCGGCGACTTCGCCGGATTGACCGAGAAGCTGCCTTACCTTCAGGAGCTCGGCGTCACTGCGCTGTGGCTGCTGCCGTTCTATCCATCGCCGGGCCGCGACGACGGCTACGACATCGCCGACTACGGCTCGGTCAATCCCGATTTTGGCTCGATGAAGGATTTCAAGCGCTTTATCCAGGAAGCGCAGAAGCGCGGCCTGCGCGTCATCACCGAGCTCGTCGTCAACCACACCTCGGACCAGCACAAATGGTTCAAGCGCGCGCGCCGCAGCCAGCCGGGCTCGAGCGCCCGCAACTGGTACGTCTGGAGCGACACCGACCAGAAATACCAGGGCACGCGCATCATCTTCACCGACACGGAGAAGTCGAACTGGACCTGGGATCCCGAGGCCGGCGCCTTCTATTGGCACCGCTTCTTCTCGCACCAGCCGGACCTCAATTTCGACAATCCGCGCGTGGTCAGCGCCCTCATCCAGGTGATGAAGCGCTGGCTGGATGCCGGCGTCGACGGCTTCCGGCTCGATGCCATTCCCTATCTCTGCGAGCGCGAGGGCACCTCGAACGAGAACCTGCCCGAGACGCATACGATCATCAAGCGGCTGCGCCAGGAGCTCGACGCCTACTCCAAGGGCAAGCTGCTGCTGGCCGAGGCCAATCAATGGCCGGAGGACGTGCAGGAATATTTCGGCCGCGGCGACGAGTGCCACATGGCCTACCACTTCCCGCTGATGCCGCGCATCTACATGGCGATCGCGCAGGAAGACCGCTTCCCGATCACCGACATCCTGCGCCAGACGCCGGACATCCCGGCGACCTGCCAATGGGCGCTGTTCCTGCGCAACCATGACGAACTCACGCTGGAGATGGTCACCGACGTCGAGCGCGACTATCTCTGGACCACCTACGCCAACGACCCACGCGCGCGCATCAATGTCGGCATCCGCCGACGCCTTGCACCGCTGATGGACAACGACCGGCGCAAGATCGAGCTGATGAACTCGCTGCTGCTGTCCTTCCCCGGCACGCCGATCATCTATTACGGCGACGAGATCGGGATGGGCGACAACATCTATCTCGGCGACCGCAACGGCGTCCGCACGCCGATGCAATGGAGCCCGGACCGCAATGGCGGCTTCTCACGCTGCGATCCGGCACGCCTCTATGCGCCGCTGATCATGGATCCCGTCTACGGCTACGAGTCGGTGAACGTGGAGGCGCAGTCGCGCAGCCTGTCCTCGCTGCTCAGCGCCACCAAGCGGCTGATCTCGGTGCGCAAGTCGACGCTCGCCTTCGGCCGCGGCACCATGACCTTCATCCGGCCGGCCAACCGCGCCGTGCTCGCCTATGTCCGGCAATACCGCGACGAGGTGATCCTCTGCGTCGCCAATTTGTCGCGCGCCGCGCAAGCGACCGAGCTCGATCTGTCGCCCTGGAAGGATCGCATCCCGCAGGAAATGCTGGGACGCACGCGCTTTCCCCCGATCGGCGAACTGCCCTACATGATCACGCTGGGGCCCTACGGCTTCTACTGGTTCCAGCTTACCGAGCGCGACAAGTCCGAGCCGGTGACGCCGCGCGCGGTGCCGGAATTCGAGACGCTGGTGGTGCCGGTGAATTCGAACTGGGTGTCGCTCGCCCGCGAGCGCGGCGTGTTCGAGCGCGACGTGCTGCCGGGATTCCTGTCACGGACGCGGTGGTATCCCGAGCACAATCCCAAGCACATCAAGACCGCGCTGACCTCGGCGGTGCCGTTCTGCGACATCGGCGACAACCGGCCCTGGATCGCGTTCTTCGAGACCAAGCAGGAGGACGTGGCGACACGCTACGTGATGCCGTTACAGATCGAGTGGGTGCGCTTCGACCGCGAGCGCTTCAACCCGAAGGCGCTTGCCGCCGTGCGCCAGGGCGCACGCGAAGGCACGCTGCTCGACGTTGCGACCGACCAGATCTTCATCGGCCTGTTTTTGCGCAATCTGTCGCAGAACCTGTCGGTGGAAGAGAACAATCTGCGTCTGGAATTCAAGGCGACCAGCCGCTTTTCCGATTACATCATCAAGGAGCCCGGACGCATCCGCACGATCGAGCAGTCGAACAGCACCGCGTTGGTCGACAATCAATACGTCGCCAAGATCTATCGTCGGCTCGAAAGCGGTGTCAGTCCCGAGATCGAGATCGGCCACTATCTCACGGAGGTCGCCCGCTTTGCCAATACGCCGGCGCTGCTGGGCAGCGTCGAGCTGGTCGAGGGCGATCAGCGCAGCGCGCTCGGCGTGCTGCATGCCTATGTCGAGAACCAGGGCGACGGCTGGACGGTGACGACGGGCTATCTCGATCGCTATATCGACGAGCAGCGCGTATTGCCGCCGGGCGAAATGCTCCGCGAGACCCAGGAGCAGGCGCCATACCTGCACTTCATCGGTCAGATCGGCCGGCGCCTCGGCGAGCTGCATGTCGCTCTGGCCGCGGCAAAGCCCGACGATCTCGCCCCGGAGCCGATCGGCTCCGCCTACGTCAAGCGCCTCGTATCCGACCTCAAGGCACGCGCCGAGCGGGTTTTCGAGCGGCTGGCCGACAGCCGCGACGGCCTGCGGGAGGCGGACCGGCCGCTGATCGATCGGCTCGCGGAGGCGCGCGTGACCCTCTCCGACCGTCTGAATGCGCTATTGCCTTCCGCAATCGGCGGGTTGAACATCCGTCATCACGGCGACTTCCGCCTCGGGCAAACTCTGATCGTGAAGGACGATATCTTCATCATCGACCTCGACGGCGATCCGCGTGTGCCATTGGCCGACAAGCGGCGCAAGGCGCCGGCCGCGCGCGATGTCGCGGGCCTGATCCACTCGATTGATGTTTCGGTCAACGCCGCCCTCGGTCGCGCGTTCACGGGCGCCTCCGACGAGCAGAGCCGGCTTACGGGCGCGCTCGTCGAATGGCGCGAGCGCGCCACCGCAACCTTCCTGTCGGCCTATCGCGAAACCATGACCGATCGGCGGCTTTGGCCGGAAGATCCGCAATCCGCGGAAGGCCTGTTAAGGTTCTTCCTGCTTGATCGAGCGTTCAACGAAGTAGAGTACGAGCTGTCCCACCGGCCTGAGGGGCTCCATGCGCCGCTGACCGGACTGCTTCGCATTCTGTCCCGTACCGAGAGCGAAGCCCATGCCTAA
- the glgB gene encoding 1,4-alpha-glucan branching protein GlgB, with protein sequence MPKLPAEAYAIIEGRHSDPFHYLGLHPEGGKSVVRAFLPEASNVEAVGEHGEVAPLDRVHASGLFIGALPNGSKHYQLRAKFGSQVVEFEDAYRFPPILTDFDLYLLGEGTHQRLYDKLGAHPMRLEGIDGIGFVVLAPNARRVSVVGDFNFWDGRRHPMRVRGAGYWELFIPHAKAGNHYKFEIIGPHGHLLPLKSDPMAFASEVRPKTASIVFDEAHLPRPRPAPEGINALSAPMSIYEVHLGSWRRKDGNEWLTYRELAELLPAYARDMGFTHLEFLPVSEHPFDGSWGYQPTGLYAPTSRFGTPEDFAALVDACHREGVGVLLDWVPGHFPDDPHGLGSFDGTALYEHANPLQGRHLDWGTLIYNYGRTEVTNFLVSNALFWMERYAIDGLRVDAVASMLYLDYSRPPGAWIPNQYGGRENIEAINFLRRFNTEVFARFPQATTAAEESTAWPQVSRPVEFGGLGFGYKWNMGWMHDTLNYISKDPIHRKYHHGEILFGLHYAFSENFILPLSHDEVVHGKRSILGRMPGDEWQRFANLRAYYSFMFGHPGKKLLFMGAEIAQSREWNHDESLDWHLLEYKYHSGIQALIRDLNRLYRTVPALHQMDCDQAGFEWVITDDANRNVFAWLRKGFDEHARCLVIINFSPNVYQNYRVRVPFAGKWKEVFNSDSAHYGGSNVGNIGEVNAVDGKTPELRLTIPPLAAIFLVPES encoded by the coding sequence ATGCCTAAACTGCCTGCCGAGGCCTACGCGATCATCGAGGGCCGCCACTCCGATCCCTTCCACTATCTCGGGCTGCATCCCGAGGGCGGGAAGAGCGTGGTGCGCGCGTTCCTGCCCGAAGCCTCCAATGTCGAGGCGGTCGGCGAGCACGGCGAAGTCGCCCCGCTCGACCGCGTGCACGCCTCCGGCCTGTTCATCGGGGCTCTGCCCAACGGCTCGAAGCACTACCAGCTGCGCGCAAAATTCGGCAGCCAGGTCGTCGAGTTCGAGGACGCCTACCGCTTTCCGCCGATCCTGACCGATTTCGACCTTTACCTTCTCGGCGAAGGCACTCATCAGCGCCTTTATGACAAGCTCGGCGCGCATCCAATGCGGCTCGAGGGCATCGACGGCATCGGCTTCGTGGTGCTGGCGCCGAATGCGCGGCGCGTGTCCGTCGTCGGCGACTTCAACTTTTGGGACGGGCGACGCCATCCCATGCGGGTCCGCGGTGCCGGCTATTGGGAATTGTTCATCCCGCATGCAAAAGCCGGCAATCACTACAAGTTCGAGATCATTGGACCTCACGGCCATCTATTGCCGCTGAAATCGGATCCCATGGCGTTCGCGAGCGAGGTGCGACCGAAGACGGCTTCCATCGTCTTCGACGAGGCGCATCTGCCGCGGCCGCGCCCGGCGCCCGAGGGCATCAACGCACTGTCGGCGCCGATGTCGATCTACGAGGTCCATCTCGGCTCGTGGCGGCGCAAGGACGGCAATGAATGGCTGACCTATCGCGAACTGGCCGAGCTGCTGCCGGCCTATGCCCGCGACATGGGCTTCACCCATCTCGAATTCCTCCCCGTCAGCGAGCATCCCTTCGACGGCTCCTGGGGCTACCAGCCCACCGGACTCTATGCGCCGACGAGCCGCTTCGGCACGCCGGAGGACTTTGCCGCGCTGGTCGATGCCTGTCACCGCGAGGGCGTCGGCGTGCTGCTCGACTGGGTGCCCGGTCATTTCCCGGATGATCCGCACGGCCTCGGCAGCTTCGACGGCACCGCGCTCTACGAGCACGCCAATCCGCTCCAGGGCCGCCACCTCGACTGGGGCACGCTCATCTACAATTACGGCCGCACTGAAGTGACGAACTTCCTTGTGTCGAACGCGCTGTTCTGGATGGAGCGCTATGCGATCGACGGGCTGCGGGTCGATGCGGTCGCATCCATGCTCTATCTCGACTACAGCCGCCCGCCGGGCGCCTGGATTCCGAACCAGTATGGCGGCCGCGAAAACATCGAAGCCATCAACTTCCTGCGCCGCTTCAACACCGAAGTCTTCGCCCGCTTCCCGCAGGCGACCACGGCCGCCGAAGAGTCCACCGCCTGGCCTCAGGTCTCGCGCCCGGTCGAATTCGGCGGGCTCGGCTTCGGCTACAAGTGGAACATGGGCTGGATGCACGACACGCTGAACTACATCAGCAAGGATCCGATCCACCGCAAGTACCATCACGGCGAGATTCTGTTCGGCCTGCACTACGCGTTCTCGGAAAACTTCATCCTGCCGCTGTCGCATGACGAGGTCGTGCACGGCAAACGCTCCATCCTCGGCCGGATGCCCGGCGACGAATGGCAGCGCTTCGCGAATTTGCGCGCCTATTACAGCTTCATGTTCGGCCATCCCGGCAAGAAGCTGTTGTTCATGGGCGCGGAGATCGCGCAGAGCCGCGAATGGAACCACGACGAGTCGCTCGACTGGCACTTGCTCGAATACAAATACCATTCCGGCATCCAGGCGCTGATCCGCGATCTCAACCGGCTCTATCGCACGGTGCCGGCACTGCACCAGATGGATTGCGACCAGGCCGGCTTCGAATGGGTGATCACCGACGATGCCAACCGCAACGTGTTCGCCTGGCTGCGCAAGGGCTTCGATGAGCACGCACGGTGCCTGGTGATCATCAACTTCTCGCCGAACGTGTATCAGAACTATCGCGTTCGCGTACCCTTTGCCGGCAAATGGAAAGAGGTGTTCAATTCGGACTCCGCCCATTATGGCGGCAGCAATGTCGGGAACATCGGCGAGGTCAATGCCGTTGACGGCAAGACGCCCGAGCTTCGCCTCACCATTCCACCGCTTGCCGCGATCTTCCTCGTTCCGGAAAGCTGA
- a CDS encoding maltotransferase domain-containing protein, whose product MNKTIQTVESAAAGSAFLIEDVYPLIDGGRFAVKRIAGDRVEVWADVYRDGNAVIGAALLWRREQDREWRREPMTRHGNDRWSGAFVPTEAGPYLYAIEAWTDEFATWSHGVARKQRSGADVTLDAIEGAGLLTKAHGARQDAAVVIIRQCEDYLQSGDVSPLLATELGEAMAESQSRPDLSRSPSFPLTIDRDKARFGAWYQMMPRSQSRIPGRHGTLRDCIARVPDIAAMGFDVLYFMPIHPIGRTRRKGRNNAPVASEGDPGSPYAIGTTEGGHDALHPALGTIEDFRALVATCLEYGLELALDFAVQCSPDHPWLMQHPEWFKWRPDRSVRAADGPYSDIVIPDFNSVDRAGLWNAFRDAMLFWIDHGVTIFALDNHDTAPLPFWEWLIRDIRRRHPEVILFSKTFARPKLMKGLAKLGFAQSFTYFPWRTSRWELEQYLGELTRYPERDFYRSNLFVNTADLLPYHLQSGEAWAFKSRLALAATLSGSYGIYGGFELLEHDAITGREEYLDSEKYQIKQRDWNKPGNIKPYIAALNRIRNENAALQQTANLRFLGIEDGETIAFAKEAAEPANTVVIVIALSRHVREFWLPLGDVTVDAGVQRHHVTALENLLTGEQSRVEWGGIRLRIDPDRDPALLFRGLA is encoded by the coding sequence GTGAACAAGACAATTCAAACCGTCGAAAGTGCCGCAGCCGGCAGCGCTTTCCTCATCGAAGACGTCTATCCCTTGATCGACGGCGGCCGCTTCGCCGTGAAGCGGATCGCGGGCGACCGCGTGGAGGTCTGGGCCGACGTCTATCGCGACGGCAATGCCGTGATCGGCGCCGCGTTGCTGTGGCGCCGGGAGCAGGACCGCGAATGGCGGCGTGAGCCTATGACGCGCCACGGCAACGACCGCTGGTCGGGCGCCTTCGTCCCGACCGAGGCCGGTCCATACCTCTACGCCATTGAAGCCTGGACCGACGAATTCGCCACCTGGTCCCACGGCGTCGCGCGCAAGCAGCGCTCCGGTGCGGATGTCACGCTCGACGCGATCGAGGGTGCCGGCCTCTTGACCAAGGCGCATGGCGCGCGGCAAGACGCAGCAGTGGTCATCATCAGGCAGTGCGAGGACTATCTTCAGAGCGGCGACGTCAGCCCCCTGCTCGCAACCGAGCTCGGCGAAGCCATGGCCGAGAGCCAGTCGCGGCCCGATCTCAGCCGCTCGCCCTCGTTCCCGCTGACCATCGACCGCGACAAGGCGCGCTTTGGCGCCTGGTACCAGATGATGCCGCGCAGCCAGAGCCGGATCCCCGGCCGGCACGGCACGCTGCGAGACTGCATCGCCCGCGTGCCCGACATCGCCGCGATGGGCTTTGACGTGCTCTACTTCATGCCGATCCACCCGATCGGCCGCACCCGCCGCAAGGGTCGCAACAATGCGCCGGTGGCGAGCGAGGGCGATCCCGGCTCGCCCTATGCGATCGGCACGACGGAAGGCGGACACGATGCGCTACATCCCGCGCTCGGCACGATCGAGGATTTCCGCGCGCTGGTCGCGACCTGCCTGGAATACGGCCTCGAACTGGCGCTCGACTTCGCCGTGCAATGCTCACCGGACCATCCCTGGCTGATGCAACATCCGGAATGGTTCAAGTGGCGGCCGGACCGCTCGGTGCGGGCGGCGGATGGCCCCTATTCGGACATCGTCATCCCCGATTTCAACTCCGTCGACAGGGCCGGACTGTGGAACGCGTTTCGCGATGCCATGCTGTTCTGGATCGATCACGGTGTGACCATCTTCGCCCTCGACAATCACGACACCGCGCCGCTTCCGTTCTGGGAATGGCTGATCCGCGACATACGCCGCCGACATCCCGAGGTGATCCTGTTCTCCAAGACGTTCGCACGGCCGAAGCTGATGAAGGGGCTCGCCAAGCTCGGCTTCGCGCAGTCCTTCACCTATTTCCCCTGGCGCACCTCGCGGTGGGAGCTGGAGCAATATCTCGGCGAGCTGACGCGCTATCCCGAACGCGACTTCTATCGCTCGAACCTGTTCGTCAACACGGCCGACCTGTTGCCCTATCACCTCCAGAGCGGCGAAGCCTGGGCATTCAAGTCACGCCTTGCGCTGGCCGCGACGCTGTCGGGCAGCTACGGGATCTATGGCGGCTTCGAGCTGCTGGAGCACGATGCGATCACCGGCCGTGAAGAATATCTGGATTCCGAGAAGTACCAGATCAAGCAGCGCGACTGGAACAAGCCCGGCAACATCAAACCCTATATCGCCGCACTCAACCGCATCCGCAACGAGAATGCGGCACTTCAGCAAACGGCCAATCTGCGCTTCCTCGGCATCGAGGACGGCGAGACGATCGCCTTCGCCAAGGAGGCAGCCGAACCCGCCAACACCGTCGTCATCGTGATCGCGCTGTCACGCCATGTGCGCGAATTCTGGCTGCCACTCGGCGACGTCACCGTTGACGCCGGCGTGCAGCGACACCACGTGACGGCACTCGAAAACCTCCTCACCGGCGAACAGTCCCGCGTCGAATGGGGCGGGATCAGGTTGCGTATCGATCCCGACCGCGATCCGGCGCTCCTGTTCCGCGGCCTGGCGTAA